A stretch of the Coprobacillus cateniformis genome encodes the following:
- the deoD gene encoding purine-nucleoside phosphorylase, whose product MSTPHNQAQMGDIAKTVLMPGDPLRAKFLAETYLEDVKQFNTVRNMLGYTGTYQGKQVSIMGSGMGQPSIGIYSHELFTQYGVEAIIRIGSCGSLQKNVHLRDIIIAQGSCTDSNFAHQYELPGTFSAISSYDLLEQAVVKAKEKGLNYHVGNVIASDIFYHADQGSAQKWASMGCLGVEMESYALFATAAHLDKKALTLLTVSDSLVTQEETTAEEREKTFTAMMEIALEIA is encoded by the coding sequence ATGTCAACACCACACAATCAAGCCCAAATGGGAGATATTGCTAAAACTGTATTAATGCCAGGAGATCCATTGCGTGCAAAATTTCTAGCAGAAACTTATTTGGAAGATGTCAAACAATTTAATACCGTGAGAAATATGTTAGGATATACTGGCACATATCAAGGTAAACAAGTTTCTATTATGGGTTCTGGTATGGGACAACCATCAATTGGAATTTATTCACACGAATTATTTACACAATATGGTGTTGAAGCCATTATTCGTATTGGTTCTTGTGGTTCTTTACAAAAAAATGTTCATTTGCGTGATATTATTATTGCCCAAGGAAGTTGTACTGACAGCAATTTTGCTCATCAATATGAACTACCTGGAACATTTTCAGCAATTAGTTCTTATGACTTGCTTGAACAAGCAGTTGTGAAAGCAAAGGAAAAAGGCTTAAATTACCATGTTGGAAATGTGATTGCATCTGATATTTTTTATCATGCTGATCAGGGATCAGCACAGAAATGGGCTTCGATGGGGTGCTTAGGAGTTGAAATGGAATCTTATGCATTGTTTGCGACTGCAGCACATTTGGATAAGAAAGCCCTGACTTTGTTAACTGTTTCTGATTCATTGGTGACACAGGAAGAAACAACTGCTGAAGAAAGAGAAAAAACCTTTACAGCCATGATGGAAATTGCATTGGAGATTGCTTAA
- a CDS encoding NfeD family protein, whose translation MSITFVWTIVLVIAIIVEAITVDLVSIWFGLGAIAALIGEFFGLDQTLQIVLFTIISIVCIFVTRPLAKKYLRGNTIKTNLDRVIGKHCLVTETITADNKGEVKVMGTLWMATSLNNMTIQAGEYAEIVSIEGAHVIVKKINRESGDDGL comes from the coding sequence ATGTCAATTACGTTCGTATGGACAATTGTCTTAGTTATTGCTATTATTGTAGAAGCTATTACAGTTGATTTAGTGAGTATTTGGTTTGGCTTAGGTGCCATTGCTGCATTAATTGGCGAGTTCTTTGGTTTAGATCAAACGCTACAAATTGTACTATTTACAATTATTTCAATTGTTTGTATTTTTGTAACAAGACCATTGGCTAAAAAATATTTACGTGGTAATACTATTAAAACAAATCTTGATAGAGTTATTGGAAAACATTGTTTAGTCACAGAAACAATTACAGCAGATAATAAAGGCGAAGTCAAAGTTATGGGGACTTTATGGATGGCTACAAGTTTAAACAATATGACAATTCAAGCAGGTGAATATGCTGAAATTGTTTCTATTGAAGGTGCTCATGTGATTGTTAAAAAAATAAATAGAGAATCGGGAGATGATGGATTATGA
- a CDS encoding ABC transporter ATP-binding protein: MNEIILSTQKLCKTFSSQGNQQHILKNLDLNIYRGDFTVIMGPSGAGKSTLLYALSGMDKPTLGTIQFSNKIISDLSNDQLAIFRRQHCGFVFQQIYLLDTMSVMDNVMAAGLLLSHNRKDILNRAIQLFKSVGLPKSCWSQFSSQLSGGEAQRAGIVRALINQPEIIFADEPTGQLNSASSTDVLNTLTKVNQLGQSIIMVTHDLQSARRGNRILYLQDGVIRGECHLGPYQPNNQKRHELLTSFLIEMGW; the protein is encoded by the coding sequence ATGAATGAAATTATACTTTCAACTCAAAAGCTATGTAAAACATTCTCTAGTCAGGGAAATCAACAACATATTTTAAAGAACTTAGATTTAAATATTTATAGAGGGGATTTTACTGTCATTATGGGACCTTCAGGGGCTGGGAAATCAACATTATTATATGCTTTATCTGGAATGGATAAACCAACCCTTGGAACAATTCAATTTTCAAATAAAATCATTTCTGATTTAAGTAATGATCAATTGGCGATTTTTAGAAGACAGCATTGTGGTTTTGTTTTTCAACAAATTTATTTACTTGATACAATGAGCGTTATGGATAATGTTATGGCAGCAGGATTACTGCTTTCACATAATCGCAAAGACATTTTAAATCGTGCTATCCAATTATTTAAATCAGTTGGTTTACCAAAAAGCTGCTGGTCACAGTTTTCATCCCAGCTTTCTGGTGGTGAAGCACAACGTGCAGGTATAGTTCGTGCTTTGATTAATCAACCTGAAATCATTTTCGCTGATGAACCAACTGGTCAATTAAATTCAGCTTCTAGTACTGATGTTTTAAATACCTTAACAAAAGTCAATCAATTAGGTCAAAGTATTATTATGGTGACTCATGATTTACAATCAGCTCGCCGAGGGAATCGGATTCTCTATTTACAAGATGGTGTCATTCGTGGAGAATGTCATTTAGGACCATATCAACCCAATAATCAAAAACGCCATGAGCTTTTAACATCCTTTCTGATTGAGATGGGGTGGTAA
- a CDS encoding GNAT family N-acetyltransferase has protein sequence MLKNLKLELASLDDLEDIAHIYEDIHTDLEQTVNYPRWPKGIYPTIHSAKQAIEKQEMFVLKDQNQTIGSVILNHQQDLGYEDANWLVNAKESEVMVIHTLAIAPLYKGQGYAGIMIRFIKDIAKRCHCLALRLDLTQGNLPARYLYQRHGFYFTGIADLHRQEDGIDYCEMFEYDLTSPRDQLEMIEKIVDDFVSERDWHQYHTADNLSKSIIIEAAELLECFQWEDEYNFEHACEELADVFIYCFQLSAFLKVDIKKMISNKMKKNIKKYPVGKC, from the coding sequence ATGTTAAAAAATTTAAAATTAGAACTTGCAAGTTTAGATGACCTAGAAGATATTGCTCATATTTATGAAGATATCCATACTGATTTAGAACAGACAGTGAATTATCCAAGATGGCCTAAAGGAATTTATCCAACAATTCACTCTGCAAAGCAAGCCATTGAAAAACAAGAAATGTTTGTATTAAAAGATCAGAACCAAACGATTGGAAGTGTTATTCTCAATCATCAACAGGACTTAGGGTATGAAGACGCAAATTGGCTTGTTAATGCTAAAGAAAGTGAAGTTATGGTTATTCACACTTTGGCAATTGCTCCATTATACAAAGGTCAGGGTTATGCAGGTATAATGATCCGTTTTATCAAAGATATTGCTAAACGATGTCACTGTTTAGCATTACGCTTAGATTTAACACAAGGAAATTTACCAGCACGTTATTTATATCAGAGACACGGGTTTTATTTTACAGGGATAGCTGATTTGCATCGTCAAGAGGATGGGATTGATTATTGTGAAATGTTTGAATATGATTTGACATCACCTAGAGATCAGTTAGAGATGATAGAAAAGATTGTTGATGATTTTGTGAGTGAACGTGATTGGCATCAGTATCATACAGCTGATAATTTATCAAAATCAATTATTATTGAAGCAGCTGAACTCTTAGAATGTTTTCAATGGGAAGATGAGTATAACTTTGAACATGCCTGTGAAGAATTGGCAGATGTCTTTATCTATTGTTTTCAATTATCTGCCTTTTTAAAAGTTGATATCAAAAAGATGATTTCTAATAAAATGAAAAAAAACATTAAAAAATACCCAGTTGGAAAGTGTTAA
- a CDS encoding HAD family hydrolase yields the protein MIKKVALFDFDNTVASGNTITRLLQYDIRKHPWHCIFLIQMAFYYGLYLIHLSSFEKAKSALLFPVRYMSDQEFEDFYHQHVEIYYYPQVVAEMQSKKDEGYVVILCTASSEVYMKYNQLPIDQLIGTRTRRIGNHETSEIIGKNCKGKEKINRIKEYLKNQDIEIDYENSYGYSDSNDDIPMLSLVKHKKRVLLKTGEMIEFKE from the coding sequence ATGATAAAGAAAGTGGCATTGTTTGATTTTGATAATACCGTTGCAAGTGGAAATACGATAACCAGATTGCTTCAGTATGATATACGTAAGCATCCTTGGCATTGTATATTCTTAATTCAAATGGCTTTCTATTATGGTTTATATCTTATTCATTTGTCATCATTTGAAAAAGCCAAATCAGCCTTGTTATTTCCTGTTCGTTATATGAGTGATCAGGAATTTGAGGATTTTTATCATCAACATGTTGAGATATATTACTATCCACAAGTTGTTGCAGAAATGCAAAGTAAAAAAGATGAGGGTTATGTTGTGATTTTGTGCACTGCTTCTAGTGAAGTCTATATGAAGTATAATCAACTGCCTATTGATCAGTTGATTGGTACAAGAACAAGACGCATTGGAAATCATGAAACATCTGAAATTATAGGTAAAAATTGTAAGGGGAAAGAAAAGATTAATCGGATTAAAGAGTATCTAAAGAATCAGGATATTGAAATTGATTATGAAAATTCATATGGTTATTCTGATTCTAATGATGATATTCCTATGTTATCATTAGTCAAACATAAAAAAAGAGTCTTATTAAAGACTGGTGAAATGATAGAATTTAAAGAATAA
- a CDS encoding SPFH domain-containing protein, with translation MIDFITNYLWIVILVIIAIIVIARTIRIVPQSYAYVVERIGAYNRTCNVGLHILIPLLDRISNKVSLKEQVIDFAPQPVITKDNVTMQIDTVVYFQITDPKLFTYGVVRPLNAIENLTATTLRNIIGDLELDETLTSRDIINSRMRSILDEATDPWGIKVHRVEVKNIIPPRDIQEAMEKQMRAERERREAILQAEGKKTAAILTAEGKKESMILEANAEKEAQIARATGEAEALRLVYEAQAKGIAYINDAAPAQAYVTLEGFKALEKVAEGEATKIIIPSDIQGLASTITSIAEIAKDPKKKG, from the coding sequence ATGATAGATTTTATTACAAATTATTTATGGATAGTTATTTTGGTGATTATTGCTATTATTGTGATTGCAAGAACAATTCGTATTGTTCCTCAATCTTATGCATACGTTGTAGAAAGAATTGGTGCTTATAATCGTACATGCAATGTTGGTTTACACATTTTGATTCCTTTATTAGATAGAATTTCTAATAAGGTGTCATTAAAAGAACAAGTTATTGATTTTGCACCACAACCTGTTATTACAAAAGATAACGTGACAATGCAAATTGATACAGTTGTTTATTTTCAGATTACTGATCCAAAATTATTTACTTATGGAGTTGTAAGACCATTAAATGCTATTGAGAACTTAACAGCAACAACACTTCGTAATATTATTGGAGACCTTGAATTAGATGAAACATTAACTTCAAGAGATATTATTAATTCAAGAATGCGCTCTATTCTTGATGAAGCAACAGATCCTTGGGGAATTAAAGTACACCGTGTGGAAGTGAAAAATATTATTCCTCCTCGTGATATTCAAGAAGCAATGGAAAAACAAATGCGTGCTGAACGTGAAAGACGTGAGGCTATCTTACAGGCAGAAGGTAAAAAAACTGCAGCCATCTTAACTGCAGAAGGTAAAAAAGAATCTATGATTCTTGAAGCCAACGCAGAAAAAGAAGCCCAAATTGCTCGTGCAACAGGTGAAGCAGAAGCATTAAGACTTGTTTATGAAGCTCAGGCAAAAGGTATTGCTTATATTAATGATGCAGCACCTGCTCAAGCTTATGTCACATTAGAAGGTTTCAAAGCTTTAGAAAAAGTTGCTGAAGGTGAGGCAACAAAGATTATTATTCCTAGTGATATTCAAGGATTGGCAAGTACAATTACATCAATTGCTGAAATTGCTAAAGATCCAAAGAAAAAAGGATAA
- a CDS encoding HAMP domain-containing sensor histidine kinase, whose product MREKISKLNFLKKLSLVQQLIVVLSFVGLLLVAVMMPLVDYNLSSIIDSQMYETLSISQYAVINDSYMPNKQAKQTYHIIYNSSTQIFEKSNIVSENFVLELYQDLFGKDLQQLVNTSHSKVKNKGTFGNETFYYMITRYSQDSQYYLISIVNSDYSNDLITSLRNQIIYIQYGFFVIFAIMMILWVLTLINPLKKIKNYIDNIKNRKNDELFIDREDEIGIVSQALVEMKEDLERQESIKEEMIHNISHDLKTPIALIQTYGQSVKDDIYPYGDKNSSMDIILENAERLEHKVKSFLYLNRLDYLQGENNELGTFDMKQLIEKIVNQMDALKPELTLKTDLEDVCFIGDEEHWRVAIENIIENATRYAKTEIHIILKEKYLEIYNDGDHIDQETLPFLFNPYVKGVKGQFGLGLSIVSKISSMFGYQVHAVNQETGVSFIFRKKTAL is encoded by the coding sequence ATGCGTGAAAAAATTTCAAAACTAAACTTTCTAAAAAAACTTTCACTTGTTCAACAGCTGATTGTTGTTTTGAGTTTTGTTGGTTTGCTGCTTGTGGCTGTTATGATGCCTTTGGTTGATTATAACTTAAGTTCTATTATTGATAGTCAAATGTATGAAACATTAAGTATCTCTCAGTATGCGGTTATTAATGATTCTTATATGCCAAATAAACAAGCAAAGCAAACGTATCATATTATTTATAACAGTTCTACTCAGATATTTGAAAAATCAAATATTGTTTCTGAAAATTTTGTTTTAGAACTTTATCAGGATCTTTTTGGAAAAGACTTACAACAACTGGTTAATACATCCCACTCTAAAGTTAAGAATAAAGGAACTTTTGGTAATGAAACATTTTATTATATGATTACAAGATATTCTCAAGATTCACAATATTATTTAATATCTATTGTCAATAGTGATTATTCTAATGATTTAATTACTTCTTTAAGAAATCAAATTATTTATATTCAGTATGGATTCTTTGTTATTTTTGCAATTATGATGATTTTATGGGTTTTGACATTGATCAATCCATTAAAGAAAATAAAGAATTATATTGATAATATTAAAAATAGAAAAAATGATGAACTCTTTATAGATAGAGAAGATGAAATTGGAATTGTATCTCAGGCGTTGGTAGAAATGAAAGAAGATCTTGAGAGACAAGAAAGCATTAAAGAAGAAATGATTCATAATATCTCACATGATTTAAAAACACCAATTGCTTTGATTCAAACATATGGTCAAAGTGTTAAGGATGATATTTATCCTTATGGTGATAAAAATAGTTCTATGGATATTATTTTAGAGAATGCTGAGCGATTAGAACATAAAGTGAAGTCGTTCTTATATTTAAATAGACTGGATTATCTACAAGGTGAGAATAATGAATTAGGAACATTTGATATGAAACAATTGATTGAAAAGATTGTCAATCAAATGGATGCTTTAAAACCAGAATTAACCTTAAAAACAGATTTAGAAGATGTATGTTTTATTGGTGATGAAGAACATTGGCGTGTTGCAATTGAAAATATCATTGAAAATGCAACACGATATGCAAAGACTGAAATACATATTATTCTTAAGGAAAAATATTTAGAGATTTATAATGATGGCGACCATATTGATCAAGAAACTTTACCTTTTTTATTTAATCCTTATGTTAAAGGTGTGAAAGGTCAATTTGGATTAGGACTTTCAATTGTCAGTAAGATTTCATCAATGTTTGGATATCAGGTTCATGCAGTTAATCAAGAAACAGGAGTCAGTTTTATATTTAGGAAAAAAACAGCATTATAA
- a CDS encoding HAMP domain-containing sensor histidine kinase codes for MKKKVTLLMIIFFISLQAFLLIQIYSLQDNQPLDTVLINDIKQSALQQWQTLSMTQSFNNPDQDHTLDFTIINKQEEILYTTNAEFFISSQHSLAQRETIINIQNQDQYLGQLIIHNPINSQSLINQQKTSWIISIMTILEIILVLGYFRYLQYIIFQPFQKLKEFASRVAHGDLDFPLTMDRQNIFGAFSESFDLMREELKIARLHEQQANQSKKELVAKLSHDIKTPVASIQAVSELMSVTSTSSKEKQQLQIIHDKANQINQLISDLFHASLEELQELKVTPTLHQSQEIYQIIKNSDYQNMTHIQSIPECLISYDAIRLQQVFDNLLSNSYKYEASQIDISFEFKKNHFVIFISDNGLGIKKDELPLLFEKFYRGSNSQKKSGSGLGLYISHYFMKQMHGDMKAVESMHGLSLVLSLPLAS; via the coding sequence ATGAAAAAGAAAGTGACACTATTGATGATCATCTTTTTCATAAGCCTTCAGGCTTTTTTGCTTATTCAAATTTACTCTTTGCAGGATAATCAACCCTTAGATACTGTTTTGATCAATGATATTAAGCAGTCTGCTTTACAACAATGGCAAACATTATCAATGACACAATCTTTTAACAACCCTGATCAGGATCATACACTTGATTTTACTATTATTAATAAACAAGAAGAGATTTTATATACAACTAATGCAGAATTTTTCATCAGTTCTCAACACTCACTTGCTCAGCGTGAGACTATTATCAATATTCAAAATCAAGATCAATATCTTGGTCAATTGATTATACATAATCCTATAAACTCTCAGTCACTCATAAACCAACAAAAAACAAGTTGGATTATTTCAATTATGACTATTTTAGAGATTATTCTTGTACTTGGATATTTTAGATATCTCCAGTATATTATCTTTCAACCATTTCAAAAACTCAAAGAATTTGCATCACGGGTTGCTCATGGAGATTTAGATTTCCCACTCACTATGGACCGTCAAAATATATTTGGTGCTTTTAGTGAAAGTTTTGATTTAATGCGTGAAGAATTAAAAATAGCACGTTTGCATGAACAACAAGCAAATCAAAGTAAAAAAGAATTGGTTGCTAAGCTAAGTCATGATATTAAGACACCAGTTGCTTCTATTCAAGCTGTATCCGAACTCATGAGTGTTACATCAACAAGTAGTAAAGAAAAACAACAATTGCAAATTATTCATGATAAAGCGAATCAAATTAATCAATTGATTTCAGATTTATTTCATGCTTCTTTAGAGGAATTACAGGAACTCAAAGTTACCCCTACTCTTCATCAAAGCCAAGAAATTTATCAAATAATTAAAAATTCTGATTATCAAAATATGACACATATCCAATCTATTCCTGAGTGTTTAATAAGTTATGATGCCATTCGTTTACAGCAGGTCTTTGATAATCTCTTAAGTAATTCTTATAAATATGAAGCATCCCAAATTGATATATCCTTTGAATTTAAAAAAAATCATTTCGTTATATTCATTTCTGATAATGGATTAGGAATAAAAAAAGATGAACTTCCCCTTTTATTTGAAAAATTTTATCGTGGCAGTAATAGTCAGAAAAAGAGCGGCAGTGGTTTAGGTCTCTATATCTCACACTATTTCATGAAACAAATGCATGGTGATATGAAGGCTGTAGAATCAATGCATGGTCTCTCTTTAGTTTTATCATTACCTTTAGCATCATAA
- a CDS encoding ABC transporter permease — MTYIWLLTKSHLHKNKGQSLSLLLIIILAGILMNLGLMVGLHYNQSFDQRAKDLNSADVIIALQKKDPKYISSFEQKLYTDKLSSQIEKQSILYLSGECQYNQDETTKQFAIMNAQSKHQISQISYVEKSKTSYNNPIYLPYLFKTGGNYELGDTFHLRVFSNDGQEEKFSYQVAGFYEETMLATLNSTTTGLILEDAQYQQLSKAFTHTLDAYMYHIQLTDPSLAEVYTTKHTPDVNRSTTLYDCVFYDTIKMARTITSSIGSLLIIAFAFILASISVIVIKFRISHSIEEDMQNIGALKAIGYTGKDIVKSLLLQFLIITIIGSFLGIICSYALLPLLSQMFAIQTGIIWNQGFDIFSSSLTISLLLVLTICVALFSAQKARHLQPIQALRSGLSTHNFKHNIFPLDSFPGNLHILLAGKTFVQSFKQNLFVGMIVASISFAALFASAMYDNISVKFDKFLEYTVGELFDVQLYIKNPAHLMQTKVLLETFPEVRKVIDYNIEYLKTDEGASVICYATEDYANYDNQDILYQGRFPKHTNEVAIGGLLSQSFHKQIGDTITLIKGDNQQEYLITGLIQGSNFMGHDAAMTNDAYQALSPYHQQSTLNVYLNDNINIDDFIQMIKDKYPDTFISVVNNMKTITASMGTYREIVSMLVIVIAFVTAVIIALTLYLVMKTSLTRRKKHLGIQKALGYTTSQLVLQNALSLLPALLIGSLLGSITAYYTINPILSLLFSSIGIMKVNFEIIPAIFLILNFIIIFFGFIISIFVALRIRKITPYSLMSH; from the coding sequence ATGACATATATTTGGCTTTTAACCAAGTCCCATTTACACAAAAACAAAGGGCAATCACTTTCACTTTTATTGATAATTATTCTTGCTGGTATTTTAATGAATCTAGGATTAATGGTTGGTCTTCATTATAATCAGTCATTTGATCAAAGAGCAAAAGATCTCAATAGTGCTGATGTCATTATTGCCCTACAAAAAAAAGACCCCAAATATATCAGTTCATTTGAACAAAAGCTCTATACTGATAAATTATCTTCTCAAATAGAAAAACAGTCTATTTTGTATTTATCTGGTGAATGTCAATATAATCAAGACGAGACCACTAAGCAATTTGCTATTATGAATGCTCAATCAAAGCATCAAATCAGTCAAATCTCTTATGTAGAGAAATCTAAGACATCTTATAATAATCCGATTTATTTACCTTATCTTTTTAAGACTGGTGGAAACTATGAATTAGGTGATACATTTCATTTAAGAGTATTTTCAAATGATGGTCAAGAAGAAAAGTTTTCATACCAAGTTGCGGGATTCTATGAAGAAACAATGTTAGCAACCCTTAATTCCACAACAACAGGATTGATTTTAGAAGATGCTCAATACCAACAATTATCTAAGGCATTTACTCATACTTTAGATGCCTACATGTATCACATTCAACTCACTGACCCTTCTTTAGCTGAAGTGTATACAACCAAACATACTCCTGATGTCAATCGCTCAACTACACTCTATGATTGTGTTTTCTATGATACAATTAAAATGGCCAGAACAATCACATCATCAATTGGATCATTATTAATCATTGCATTTGCATTTATATTAGCCAGTATCTCAGTCATTGTCATTAAATTTAGAATCAGTCATTCAATTGAAGAAGATATGCAAAATATTGGTGCTCTTAAAGCCATTGGTTATACTGGTAAAGATATTGTAAAATCACTTCTTCTTCAATTTTTAATAATAACGATAATTGGTTCATTTCTTGGAATTATCTGTTCCTATGCACTCTTACCTCTTCTTTCGCAAATGTTTGCTATTCAAACAGGAATTATTTGGAATCAAGGATTTGATATATTTTCATCATCATTAACTATCAGTTTATTACTTGTCTTAACTATCTGTGTTGCACTTTTTTCGGCACAAAAGGCAAGACATCTTCAACCAATTCAAGCACTACGTAGCGGTTTATCAACCCATAACTTCAAACATAATATTTTCCCACTTGATTCTTTTCCTGGGAATTTGCATATTTTACTTGCTGGAAAAACGTTCGTTCAAAGTTTTAAACAAAATCTTTTTGTTGGAATGATTGTTGCTAGTATTAGCTTTGCCGCTCTGTTTGCAAGTGCAATGTATGATAATATTTCAGTTAAATTTGATAAATTTTTAGAATATACTGTTGGAGAACTTTTTGATGTACAACTTTATATCAAAAATCCTGCCCATTTAATGCAAACAAAAGTTTTATTAGAAACATTCCCTGAAGTAAGAAAGGTTATTGATTATAATATTGAATATTTAAAAACTGATGAAGGCGCATCTGTTATTTGTTATGCAACTGAGGATTATGCCAATTATGATAATCAAGATATACTTTATCAAGGAAGATTCCCAAAACATACAAACGAAGTTGCTATTGGAGGACTCTTATCACAATCATTTCATAAGCAGATTGGTGATACAATTACTTTAATTAAAGGTGACAACCAGCAAGAGTATTTGATTACAGGTTTAATTCAAGGTTCTAACTTTATGGGACATGATGCCGCAATGACAAATGATGCTTATCAAGCATTGTCTCCTTATCATCAACAATCAACTCTTAATGTTTATTTAAATGATAACATAAATATTGATGACTTTATTCAGATGATTAAAGATAAATACCCTGATACATTTATCAGTGTTGTGAATAATATGAAAACCATTACAGCTTCGATGGGAACATACCGTGAAATTGTGAGTATGTTAGTCATTGTTATTGCTTTTGTAACTGCTGTTATTATCGCTTTAACATTATATCTTGTTATGAAGACTTCATTAACACGCAGAAAAAAGCATCTGGGAATTCAAAAAGCATTAGGGTATACAACTTCTCAACTGGTTTTACAGAATGCCTTAAGTTTATTGCCTGCTCTGCTCATAGGATCGTTATTAGGTTCTATAACTGCTTATTATACAATAAATCCTATCTTAAGTTTATTATTTTCAAGTATTGGCATTATGAAAGTTAATTTTGAAATCATACCAGCCATATTTCTGATTTTAAACTTTATAATTATTTTCTTTGGTTTTATTATTTCCATTTTTGTTGCTTTACGCATTCGTAAAATAACTCCATATTCATTAATGAGCCATTGA
- a CDS encoding response regulator transcription factor — MKYRINIIDDEKNLNDLVRTYLEKEGYIVYSFYTYEEALLHKDDDVHLWIVDIMLDKSSGFDLLNEIKYCKPNMPIVFMSARDQEFDRIIGLEKGCDEYITKPFNIKEVILRIHNVLKRVYKDDPALINVDGYAIDEEKRKVLFNKEEIELTTKEYELLIYFVKNKGIAISREQVLAKVWDENYFGSDRVVDDTLRRLRKKMPDLNIKTIYGFGYRLD, encoded by the coding sequence ATGAAATATCGTATTAACATCATAGATGATGAAAAAAACTTAAATGATTTGGTAAGAACTTATTTAGAAAAAGAGGGATATATTGTTTATTCCTTCTATACATATGAAGAAGCTTTATTACATAAAGATGATGATGTCCATTTATGGATTGTTGATATTATGTTAGATAAAAGCAGTGGATTTGATCTTCTTAATGAAATCAAATATTGTAAGCCCAACATGCCTATTGTTTTCATGAGTGCTAGAGATCAAGAGTTTGATCGTATTATTGGTCTTGAAAAAGGTTGTGATGAATATATTACAAAACCTTTCAATATCAAAGAAGTGATTTTAAGAATACATAATGTTTTAAAACGTGTATATAAAGATGATCCTGCTTTAATTAATGTTGATGGTTATGCAATTGATGAAGAAAAGCGTAAAGTTTTATTTAATAAAGAAGAAATAGAATTAACAACTAAAGAATATGAATTGTTAATATATTTTGTTAAAAATAAAGGAATTGCTATTTCTAGAGAGCAAGTTTTAGCCAAAGTATGGGATGAAAATTACTTTGGAAGTGATCGTGTTGTTGATGATACATTACGACGCTTGAGAAAGAAAATGCCTGATTTAAATATAAAAACAATTTATGGTTTTGGATATCGATTAGATTAA
- a CDS encoding response regulator transcription factor: MHYDCLIVDDEVPLAQSTTEYFNLFDVKTVAVFNARDCIEFLKNNTVDLILLDINLGETSGFDLCQALRKTTQIPILFISARQSDDDILLALHIGGDDYIRKPYSLHILLAKVKVTLNRYGTKTSHIYENRHLYIDFSAQKVSIHGQPIKLKTLEYRLLCYLIENRNKVLTKEEIFNNVWRDHFTSDGTLNVHIRHLREKIEENPDSPIMIQTIWGVGYTFVEQLS; the protein is encoded by the coding sequence ATGCATTATGATTGTTTAATTGTTGATGATGAGGTTCCTCTAGCTCAAAGTACAACTGAATATTTTAATCTGTTTGATGTAAAAACTGTTGCTGTCTTTAATGCAAGAGATTGTATAGAATTCTTAAAAAATAATACTGTTGATTTAATATTACTTGATATTAATTTAGGTGAGACTTCCGGTTTTGATTTGTGTCAAGCTCTCAGAAAAACAACACAGATTCCTATTCTTTTTATTAGTGCTAGACAAAGTGATGATGATATTTTATTAGCTCTCCATATTGGTGGAGATGATTATATTCGCAAACCATATTCACTTCATATTTTACTTGCAAAAGTGAAAGTGACATTGAACCGTTATGGAACAAAAACTTCACATATCTATGAGAATCGGCATTTATATATAGATTTCTCTGCTCAAAAAGTAAGCATTCATGGTCAGCCTATAAAATTAAAAACTTTGGAATATAGACTCTTATGTTATCTCATTGAAAATAGAAATAAAGTTCTTACAAAAGAAGAAATCTTTAATAATGTATGGAGGGATCACTTTACAAGTGATGGAACTTTAAATGTTCATATTCGTCATTTAAGAGAAAAGATCGAAGAAAATCCTGATTCACCCATCATGATTCAAACAATCTGGGGTGTAGGATATACATTCGTGGAGCAGCTATCATGA